CTTCGAGCTGTGCCAACGCCTGAAGGCCGACGAAGCCCACCGCGACATTCCGCTGCTGATTATCAGCGGCAACGTGGATTCGGATATCCGCCAGCAAGCCCAGGACGCAGGCGCGGCCGGGGTACTGAAAAAACCTTTCCGCCAGGAAGAACTGCTGCCAGCGGTGCAGCAAGCGCTAGCCAGCCTCTCTGCCGCAGATACGGTAGTGTCCCCTGCGCTGGCTGCCACCCCAGCCACAGATCTTCCAGAGGCCACGGAGCCAGCGGCCGAACCGATGGTCAACCCGCCGGCTGAAGCGGCCCGGCCCCAGCAACACAGCGGCGTGTTCAGCGCCATGGTCAAGCGGGCGGCCCAGGCCCCCGGTGCGCTGAGTGCGGCCCTGATCGAGCGCGACGGCACAGTCCTGGAACGCCATGGTGACCCGCTGCCCGACAACATCGGCCAGTTCGCCCGCTTCTATATGGGCACTGCTGACTTCCTGGCCGGGCGGGTCGGTGAAAGCGGCGCCGGACAGCTGGACCTGGAACTGGGCAGCAAACGCCTGACCATCCGCGGCCTGGGCGACAAACTGCTGGTCAGCCTCAGCCGCCTCTGAGCTTTTTCTGCCCGGCTCTCCCCTGCCTTACCCGGCAGGGGGTTTTTATTTCAGGTCCCTGCCCTGGGCCAAAGTCCCGGCTGCTTTTCACGCCGGTCAGTAGAGCAGGCGGCGGGCAGGTGCAAGCCAGAGGACAAACTCAGGCACGAAAAAAAGGAGGCAGTGCTCCCCAGGGGAAACGCTGGCCTCCTTTCTCGCTCAGTTCCAGGCAGAACTTATATGTGCAGAGCGCGGCCGTCCACGGCCAGAGCAGCTTCCTTGACCACTTCGCTGAGGGTGGGG
This window of the Deinococcus sp. Marseille-Q6407 genome carries:
- a CDS encoding response regulator encodes the protein MSHVFVIDDSISVRKALELALTKEGLQVRSAASAEQALDLLDNEPTDLIIADVIMPGMSGFELCQRLKADEAHRDIPLLIISGNVDSDIRQQAQDAGAAGVLKKPFRQEELLPAVQQALASLSAADTVVSPALAATPATDLPEATEPAAEPMVNPPAEAARPQQHSGVFSAMVKRAAQAPGALSAALIERDGTVLERHGDPLPDNIGQFARFYMGTADFLAGRVGESGAGQLDLELGSKRLTIRGLGDKLLVSLSRL